A genome region from Oryzias melastigma strain HK-1 linkage group LG12, ASM292280v2, whole genome shotgun sequence includes the following:
- the ccdc80l2 gene encoding coiled-coil domain-containing protein 80 isoform X1: MVHFFTSHCLMVFTALWSLAHLGSLSAWTGVIGSKPKDQLDPNVKDWGDYSDLPLGVEQGLGLEEDREEGDRRGAGGSTNLAPELDFLADFAGKKRLWVITAPSHNDHYLQMMEKQLEDMDQKGLNCRLAERDTFIITIIQNAMMEGRIQKTTLQGDATVENLDPDTVTRLLHYLELANQDQTFTMLVIKKNLRVSERFPYPVRVEAILELIDHFPVRKLEKATRKGSHLRCKTIKKKLVVKRRKMTKKIVLSPHTRGNITSVVTLQRKGPVDKKVALKSKIQDILNGRSRFVIWKKPAETAKGKESGSNDWPTSQVLRPTAGPRRSKEVVKDRPHSAVENVKKNRNTQEKVEPGVKADIQDKQSSKKKNKKKKGKKGKGRGKKSSREASEEDKAALKKLLDSLRGSRRLMLISTPSRDAALYVQQSGENERQKCELATRKITVATVVGEGREATLTLQHHQLKSEPPLSDQSKELSSAGLISLLRQELGMSSADLFSITVTDYDIKPKTVFEAPPSSSALFEYIDNFPSRHSEKEREKKSPPVCSEDVPAPAVQDSLLRFMSKRRLLLISAPSEDDYSFQQQRSALIGQECHLGIRHFALLKLFGNGERASGTVELFPLNGRSQSEVEPLSSATVRNLREQLKISEDYFSMLVVGKDGDVKAWFTSPMWSLDSIYDLVDSMELRLQEEKLQRSLGIHCTEEGGARGGEAGQYPGYGGEEETSMYQK; the protein is encoded by the exons atggttcatttttttacttcacacTGTCTGATGGTGTTTACCGCTCTGTGGAGCCTTGCCCACCTTGGATCGCTGAGTGCATGGACAGGCGTCATTGGAAGCAAACCAAAGGACCAGTTGGACCCCAATGTCAAAGACTGGGGGGACTATTCCGACCTCCCTTTGGGAGTTGAGCAAGGACTAGGATTGGAGGAAGACAGAGAAGAGGGGGACAGAAGGGGCGCTGGAGGGTCAACAAACTTGGCTCCAGAGCTGGATTTTCTGGCTGACTTTGCAG GTAAAAAGCGGCTGTGGGTGATAACAGCTCCATCACACAACGACCACTACCTTCAAATGATGGAGAAACAGTTAGAAGATATGGACCAG AAAGGGCTGAACTGCCGTCTAGCAGAAAGAGACACTTTCATCATAACCATCATCCAGAACGCCATGATGGAAGGACGCATCCAAAAAACCACTCTTCAGGGGGATGCCACAGTGGAGAACCTGGACCCTGACACCGTTACCAGACTGCTGCACTACCTGGAGCTCGCCAACCAA GATCAGACTTTTACCATGTTGGTCATTAAGAAGAATCTCCGGGTTAGTGAGCGTTTCCCCTACCCAGTCCGCGTTGAGGCAATTTTGGAACTCATTGATCATTTTCCAGTGAGGAAACTGGAGAAAGCAACCAGAAAAGGATCTCACTTAAG GTGCAAAACTATAAAGAAGAAGCTTGTAGTGAAAAGGAGAAAGATGACAAAGAAGATTGTGCTGAGCCCTCATACCCGAGGGAACATTACATCTGTAGTGACTTTGCAAAGGAAAGGTCCAGTGGACAAAAAAGTCGCCCTGAAGAGTAAAATCCAGGACATACTGAACGGTCGGTCCAGGTTTGTCATTTGGAAGAAGCCCGCTGAAACTGCGAAAGGAAAAGAATCGGGCAGTAATGACTGGCCCACTTCTCAAGTGCTTCGTCCTACAGCAGGTCCAAGGAGAAGCAAGGAGGTGGTGAAAGACAG GCCCCACTCTGCTGTAGAAAACGtgaagaaaaatagaaacacGCAAGAAAAGGTAGAGCCAGGAGTGAAAGCTGACATTCAGGACAAACaaagctcaaagaaaaaaaacaagaagaagaaaggaaagaaaGGGAAAGGACGGGGAAAGAAGTCCAGCAGAGAAGCAAGTGAGGAGGACAAAGCGGCTCTGAAAAAGCTTTTGGACAGTCTGAGAGGGTCCAGACGCCTGATG ctgaTTTCAACACCCAGTAGAGATGCGGCGCTGTATGTGCAGCAAAGTGGAGAAAACGAGAGGCAAAAGTGTGAGCTTGCTACCAGGAAGATCACCGTGGCAACTGTAGTGGGAGAAGGACGTGAGGCCACCCTCACACTGCAGCATCATCAGCTCA aGTCTGAGCCTCCTCTCAGTGACCAATCGAAGGAGCTTTCCAGTGCAGGATTAATCTCTTTGTTGAGGCAGGAGCTCGGCATGTCGTCTGCTGATCTCTTTTCAATAACCGTCACCGATTATGACATCAAGCCCAAA ACCGTCTTCGAGGCTCCTCCATCAAGCTCAGCTTTGTTTGAGTACATTGACAACTTTCCTTCGAGGCACTCGGagaaagagagggaaaaaaagagtccTCCTGTCTGTTCTGAAGACGTGCCCGCACCTGCTGTTCAGGATTCACTTCTCAG GTTTATGTCCAAGAGAAGACTTCTGCTGATCTCAGCTCCCTCTGAAGATGACTATTCTTTCCAGCAACAGCGCTCTGCTCTGATTGGACAGGAGTGTCACCTTG GTATTCGCCACTTTGCCTTACTAAAGCTTTTTGGAAATGGAGAAAGAGCTTCAGGAACTGTGGAGCTATTTCCCCTAAATG GTCGCAGTCAGAGTGAAGTTGAACCCCTGTCCTCCGCCACGGTTAGAAATCTGAGGGAGCAGCTGAAAATAAGCGAGGATTATTTCAGTATGCTGGTGGTGGGGAAAGATGGCGATGTTAAAGCCTGGTTCACATCACCAATGTGGTCCCTGGACAGCATCTACGACCTGGTGGACTCCATGGAGCTTCGTCTTCAGGAGGAGAAGCTCCAGAGGAGTCTGGGGATCCACTGTACTGAGGAAGGAGGAGCTAGAGGCGGTGAAGCGGGGCAATACCCTGGATATGGTGGCGAAGAGGAGACAAGCATGTAtcagaaatga
- the ccdc80l2 gene encoding coiled-coil domain-containing protein 80 isoform X2 — MMEGRIQKTTLQGDATVENLDPDTVTRLLHYLELANQDQTFTMLVIKKNLRVSERFPYPVRVEAILELIDHFPVRKLEKATRKGSHLRCKTIKKKLVVKRRKMTKKIVLSPHTRGNITSVVTLQRKGPVDKKVALKSKIQDILNGRSRFVIWKKPAETAKGKESGSNDWPTSQVLRPTAGPRRSKEVVKDRPHSAVENVKKNRNTQEKVEPGVKADIQDKQSSKKKNKKKKGKKGKGRGKKSSREASEEDKAALKKLLDSLRGSRRLMLISTPSRDAALYVQQSGENERQKCELATRKITVATVVGEGREATLTLQHHQLKSEPPLSDQSKELSSAGLISLLRQELGMSSADLFSITVTDYDIKPKTVFEAPPSSSALFEYIDNFPSRHSEKEREKKSPPVCSEDVPAPAVQDSLLRFMSKRRLLLISAPSEDDYSFQQQRSALIGQECHLGIRHFALLKLFGNGERASGTVELFPLNGRSQSEVEPLSSATVRNLREQLKISEDYFSMLVVGKDGDVKAWFTSPMWSLDSIYDLVDSMELRLQEEKLQRSLGIHCTEEGGARGGEAGQYPGYGGEEETSMYQK, encoded by the exons ATGATGGAAGGACGCATCCAAAAAACCACTCTTCAGGGGGATGCCACAGTGGAGAACCTGGACCCTGACACCGTTACCAGACTGCTGCACTACCTGGAGCTCGCCAACCAA GATCAGACTTTTACCATGTTGGTCATTAAGAAGAATCTCCGGGTTAGTGAGCGTTTCCCCTACCCAGTCCGCGTTGAGGCAATTTTGGAACTCATTGATCATTTTCCAGTGAGGAAACTGGAGAAAGCAACCAGAAAAGGATCTCACTTAAG GTGCAAAACTATAAAGAAGAAGCTTGTAGTGAAAAGGAGAAAGATGACAAAGAAGATTGTGCTGAGCCCTCATACCCGAGGGAACATTACATCTGTAGTGACTTTGCAAAGGAAAGGTCCAGTGGACAAAAAAGTCGCCCTGAAGAGTAAAATCCAGGACATACTGAACGGTCGGTCCAGGTTTGTCATTTGGAAGAAGCCCGCTGAAACTGCGAAAGGAAAAGAATCGGGCAGTAATGACTGGCCCACTTCTCAAGTGCTTCGTCCTACAGCAGGTCCAAGGAGAAGCAAGGAGGTGGTGAAAGACAG GCCCCACTCTGCTGTAGAAAACGtgaagaaaaatagaaacacGCAAGAAAAGGTAGAGCCAGGAGTGAAAGCTGACATTCAGGACAAACaaagctcaaagaaaaaaaacaagaagaagaaaggaaagaaaGGGAAAGGACGGGGAAAGAAGTCCAGCAGAGAAGCAAGTGAGGAGGACAAAGCGGCTCTGAAAAAGCTTTTGGACAGTCTGAGAGGGTCCAGACGCCTGATG ctgaTTTCAACACCCAGTAGAGATGCGGCGCTGTATGTGCAGCAAAGTGGAGAAAACGAGAGGCAAAAGTGTGAGCTTGCTACCAGGAAGATCACCGTGGCAACTGTAGTGGGAGAAGGACGTGAGGCCACCCTCACACTGCAGCATCATCAGCTCA aGTCTGAGCCTCCTCTCAGTGACCAATCGAAGGAGCTTTCCAGTGCAGGATTAATCTCTTTGTTGAGGCAGGAGCTCGGCATGTCGTCTGCTGATCTCTTTTCAATAACCGTCACCGATTATGACATCAAGCCCAAA ACCGTCTTCGAGGCTCCTCCATCAAGCTCAGCTTTGTTTGAGTACATTGACAACTTTCCTTCGAGGCACTCGGagaaagagagggaaaaaaagagtccTCCTGTCTGTTCTGAAGACGTGCCCGCACCTGCTGTTCAGGATTCACTTCTCAG GTTTATGTCCAAGAGAAGACTTCTGCTGATCTCAGCTCCCTCTGAAGATGACTATTCTTTCCAGCAACAGCGCTCTGCTCTGATTGGACAGGAGTGTCACCTTG GTATTCGCCACTTTGCCTTACTAAAGCTTTTTGGAAATGGAGAAAGAGCTTCAGGAACTGTGGAGCTATTTCCCCTAAATG GTCGCAGTCAGAGTGAAGTTGAACCCCTGTCCTCCGCCACGGTTAGAAATCTGAGGGAGCAGCTGAAAATAAGCGAGGATTATTTCAGTATGCTGGTGGTGGGGAAAGATGGCGATGTTAAAGCCTGGTTCACATCACCAATGTGGTCCCTGGACAGCATCTACGACCTGGTGGACTCCATGGAGCTTCGTCTTCAGGAGGAGAAGCTCCAGAGGAGTCTGGGGATCCACTGTACTGAGGAAGGAGGAGCTAGAGGCGGTGAAGCGGGGCAATACCCTGGATATGGTGGCGAAGAGGAGACAAGCATGTAtcagaaatga
- the fybb gene encoding FYN-binding protein 1 isoform X2, giving the protein MAQKTDVKAIMARFQAGASFDETSSTSAGNSKPPLQSTPSSGPVGLKKSLFETPSNAGSTKPAFLRNTAHSTNDSDAQEASRPKITPSRFSNSQDETSPTTKPLTGFKHTFGKPPDSNSAEIKSPTQKTPFSKTPVSSVLSEPKPLFPKPSVVANSKPSWVKDDSVESTPMNTNSTPPKLAGVAPKPISSIGKLRQQHEESTGSSPETPNKPSPSMTPKPVSNFKTAQSLFNKEKDGSEQTDTGAASKSLLTGSNSSLHPRPPTTKKPGFKGSLNSSQVNGDAPKINPLPNSLALGAPPAKPNRPPKVNLEPFRQGAKSFEEVSDIKKLHIPTPVPSPLSNHSKPEAPPPPALPTLPSLPPRHPGNMNPPDDTYDDVDCPPPLPSSAAHPSQYKKESDDEDGEMYEDLDQRWDENSQDKKKDDKEEKKKLEAERKEQKERQKKEQDARKKFKLTGPIEVIHEGNALENCKGSKTDLALKKDQHLDIIRVMGNPEGKWLGRTLDGSIGYVKTTSVKIDFDVLKNIQAPSGFDPEVYDDIDVVSSDTGGNKKAGVVLPPLPGGEGGEIYDDVGDPNLDIRVPPPSQFLTDGNSEKPGAIDEEIYDDVDSQNPPVPPPIMSLPGMKGRGKVEDVDPKKQKKFEKEEKEFRKKFKYEGEINVLYQVSVAATLTNKKWGGKELSLKPGEKLDVIVKAVDDKMICRNEDGKFGYVSTTHIMDDGEIYDDIGGEDCIYDND; this is encoded by the exons ATG GCTCAAAAGACTGATGTCAAGGCCATCATGGCTCGCTTTCAAGCGGGAGCGAGCTTTGACGAGACGTCCTCCACTTCAGCCGGAAACAGCAAACCGCCTCTGCAGTCCACCCCCTCCTCTGGTCCAGTCGGACTGAAGAAATCGCTTTTCGAGACCCCCTCAAACGCTGGTTCTACCAAACCTGCTTTTCTAAGAAACACCGCACACAGTACAAATGATTCTGATGCACAAGAGGCAAGCAGACCTAAAATCACCCCCAGCAGGTTTTCCAACTCCCAGGATGAGACCTCACCCACCACCAAGCCTTTAACTGGTTTCAAACACACGTTTGGGAAGCCACCCGATTCAAATTCTGCTGAAATAAAGAGTCCTACACAGAAGACCCCCTTCTCCAAGACTCCCGTCTCCTCCGTTCTCTCTGAACCCAAACCCCTCTTTCCAAAACCCTCTGTCGTAGCTAACTCAAAGCCTAGCTGGGTGAAAGACGACAGCGTTGAGAGTACACCAATGAACACAAACTCCACACCGCCCAAATTAGCCGGAGTGGCGCCAAAACCCATCAGCAGCATTGGAAAATTACGGCAGCAGCATGAGGAATCAACAGGTTCAAGCCCAGAAACTCCAAACAAACCCTCTCCAAGCATGACTCCAAAGCCCGTCTCCAACTTCAAGACCGCCCAGAGCCTCTTCAACAAGGAGAAGGACGGATCTGAGCAGACAGACACTGGGGCGGCTAGCAAATCCCTTCTTACCGGCTCCAACTCCAGTCTCCATCCAAGACCCCCCACAACAAAGAAGCCCGGCTTTAAGGGCTCATTAAACAGCTCCCAGGTTAATGGAGATGCCCCCAAAATCAACCCCCTCCCAAACTCTTTAGCTTTGGGCGCACCTCCTGCTAAACCAAACCGACCTCCCAAAGTCAACCTGGAGCCGTTTAGACAAGGTGCTAAGAGTTTTGAAGAAG tgtctGATATTAAGAAGCTCCACATCCCAACTCCTGTGCCATCGCCACTCAGTAACCATAGCAAGCCTGAGGCTCCACCTCCGCCTGCATTGCCCACTCTGCCCAGTCTGCCCCCAAGACATCCCGGAAACAT GAACCCACCAGATGACACATATGACGATGTTGATTGTCCTCCGCCTCTGCCATCATCAGCAG CCCACCCAAGTCAGTACAAAAAG GAGAGTGACGATGAGGATGGAGAAATGTATGAAGATCTGGATCAACGATG GGATGAAAACAGTCAAGACAAGAAGAAGGATgacaaggaagaaaaaaagaaattggagGCGGAGAGGAAGGAGCAGAAGGAGCGCCAGAAGAAGGAACAAGATGCCAGGAAGAAGTTCAAg CTTACGGGACCAATAGAGGTCATCCATGAAGGAAACGCCCTGGAGAACTGCAAAGGCAGTAAGACCGACCTGGCCCTAAAGAAGGACCAGCACCTGGACATTATTCGTGTAATGGGAAATCCCGAGGGAAAATGGTTGGGACGGACATTGGATGGGTCAA TTGGTTATGTAAAGACCACCTCAGTTAAAATAGACTTTGACGTACTGAAGAACATACAGGCTCCATCAGGGTTTGACCCGGAAGTCTATGATGACATTGATGTGGTTTCATCCGACACTGG GGGGAACAAAAAAGCAGGAg ttGTCCTACCTCCACTaccaggaggagaaggaggagaaatATATGATGATGTGGGCGATCCAAACCTTGATATTAG AGTGCCTCCACCCAGCCAGTTTTTGACAGATGGGAATTCAG AAAAACCAGGAGCAATTGATGAAGAGATATACGATGACGTGGACTCTCAAAATCCACCTGTACCGCCTCCCATTATGAG CCTTCCAGGTATGAAAGGAAGAGGCAAAGTTGAAGACGTGGAtccaaagaaacagaaaaaatttgAGAAAGAGGAGAAGGAGTTCAGGAAAAAGTTCAAA TATGAGGGCGAGATAAACGTGCTGTACCAGGTGAGTGTCGCGGCCACCCTTACAAACAAGAAGTGGGGCGGGAAAGAGTTGTCGCTGAAGCCCGGGGAGAAACTGGACGTCATCGTCAAAGCAGTGGATGACAAAATGATCTGTCGGAATGAAGATGGGAAAT TTGGTTACGTTTCAACCACTCACATTATGGA tGACGGAGAAATATATGATGATATTGGAGGAGAGG actgcATCTATGACAACGACTGA
- the fybb gene encoding FYN-binding protein 1 isoform X1, producing MAQKTDVKAIMARFQAGASFDETSSTSAGNSKPPLQSTPSSGPVGLKKSLFETPSNAGSTKPAFLRNTAHSTNDSDAQEASRPKITPSRFSNSQDETSPTTKPLTGFKHTFGKPPDSNSAEIKSPTQKTPFSKTPVSSVLSEPKPLFPKPSVVANSKPSWVKDDSVESTPMNTNSTPPKLAGVAPKPISSIGKLRQQHEESTGSSPETPNKPSPSMTPKPVSNFKTAQSLFNKEKDGSEQTDTGAASKSLLTGSNSSLHPRPPTTKKPGFKGSLNSSQVNGDAPKINPLPNSLALGAPPAKPNRPPKVNLEPFRQGAKSFEEVSDIKKLHIPTPVPSPLSNHSKPEAPPPPALPTLPSLPPRHPGNMNPPDDTYDDVDCPPPLPSSAAHPSQYKKESDDEDGEMYEDLDQRWDENSQDKKKDDKEEKKKLEAERKEQKERQKKEQDARKKFKLTGPIEVIHEGNALENCKGSKTDLALKKDQHLDIIRVMGNPEGKWLGRTLDGSIGYVKTTSVKIDFDVLKNIQAPSGFDPEVYDDIDVVSSDTGGNKKAGVVLPPLPGGEGGEIYDDVGDPNLDISSIDPKAAALKLQGFLRMFDRNRRFSSTKVVPPPSQFLTDGNSEKPGAIDEEIYDDVDSQNPPVPPPIMSLPGMKGRGKVEDVDPKKQKKFEKEEKEFRKKFKYEGEINVLYQVSVAATLTNKKWGGKELSLKPGEKLDVIVKAVDDKMICRNEDGKFGYVSTTHIMDDGEIYDDIGGEDCIYDND from the exons ATG GCTCAAAAGACTGATGTCAAGGCCATCATGGCTCGCTTTCAAGCGGGAGCGAGCTTTGACGAGACGTCCTCCACTTCAGCCGGAAACAGCAAACCGCCTCTGCAGTCCACCCCCTCCTCTGGTCCAGTCGGACTGAAGAAATCGCTTTTCGAGACCCCCTCAAACGCTGGTTCTACCAAACCTGCTTTTCTAAGAAACACCGCACACAGTACAAATGATTCTGATGCACAAGAGGCAAGCAGACCTAAAATCACCCCCAGCAGGTTTTCCAACTCCCAGGATGAGACCTCACCCACCACCAAGCCTTTAACTGGTTTCAAACACACGTTTGGGAAGCCACCCGATTCAAATTCTGCTGAAATAAAGAGTCCTACACAGAAGACCCCCTTCTCCAAGACTCCCGTCTCCTCCGTTCTCTCTGAACCCAAACCCCTCTTTCCAAAACCCTCTGTCGTAGCTAACTCAAAGCCTAGCTGGGTGAAAGACGACAGCGTTGAGAGTACACCAATGAACACAAACTCCACACCGCCCAAATTAGCCGGAGTGGCGCCAAAACCCATCAGCAGCATTGGAAAATTACGGCAGCAGCATGAGGAATCAACAGGTTCAAGCCCAGAAACTCCAAACAAACCCTCTCCAAGCATGACTCCAAAGCCCGTCTCCAACTTCAAGACCGCCCAGAGCCTCTTCAACAAGGAGAAGGACGGATCTGAGCAGACAGACACTGGGGCGGCTAGCAAATCCCTTCTTACCGGCTCCAACTCCAGTCTCCATCCAAGACCCCCCACAACAAAGAAGCCCGGCTTTAAGGGCTCATTAAACAGCTCCCAGGTTAATGGAGATGCCCCCAAAATCAACCCCCTCCCAAACTCTTTAGCTTTGGGCGCACCTCCTGCTAAACCAAACCGACCTCCCAAAGTCAACCTGGAGCCGTTTAGACAAGGTGCTAAGAGTTTTGAAGAAG tgtctGATATTAAGAAGCTCCACATCCCAACTCCTGTGCCATCGCCACTCAGTAACCATAGCAAGCCTGAGGCTCCACCTCCGCCTGCATTGCCCACTCTGCCCAGTCTGCCCCCAAGACATCCCGGAAACAT GAACCCACCAGATGACACATATGACGATGTTGATTGTCCTCCGCCTCTGCCATCATCAGCAG CCCACCCAAGTCAGTACAAAAAG GAGAGTGACGATGAGGATGGAGAAATGTATGAAGATCTGGATCAACGATG GGATGAAAACAGTCAAGACAAGAAGAAGGATgacaaggaagaaaaaaagaaattggagGCGGAGAGGAAGGAGCAGAAGGAGCGCCAGAAGAAGGAACAAGATGCCAGGAAGAAGTTCAAg CTTACGGGACCAATAGAGGTCATCCATGAAGGAAACGCCCTGGAGAACTGCAAAGGCAGTAAGACCGACCTGGCCCTAAAGAAGGACCAGCACCTGGACATTATTCGTGTAATGGGAAATCCCGAGGGAAAATGGTTGGGACGGACATTGGATGGGTCAA TTGGTTATGTAAAGACCACCTCAGTTAAAATAGACTTTGACGTACTGAAGAACATACAGGCTCCATCAGGGTTTGACCCGGAAGTCTATGATGACATTGATGTGGTTTCATCCGACACTGG GGGGAACAAAAAAGCAGGAg ttGTCCTACCTCCACTaccaggaggagaaggaggagaaatATATGATGATGTGGGCGATCCAAACCTTGATATTAG TTCAATTGATCCCAAGGCTGCTGCCCTGAAGCTCCAAGGTTTTCTGCGGATGTTTGACCGAAACAGACGATTTTCCAGCACgaaagt AGTGCCTCCACCCAGCCAGTTTTTGACAGATGGGAATTCAG AAAAACCAGGAGCAATTGATGAAGAGATATACGATGACGTGGACTCTCAAAATCCACCTGTACCGCCTCCCATTATGAG CCTTCCAGGTATGAAAGGAAGAGGCAAAGTTGAAGACGTGGAtccaaagaaacagaaaaaatttgAGAAAGAGGAGAAGGAGTTCAGGAAAAAGTTCAAA TATGAGGGCGAGATAAACGTGCTGTACCAGGTGAGTGTCGCGGCCACCCTTACAAACAAGAAGTGGGGCGGGAAAGAGTTGTCGCTGAAGCCCGGGGAGAAACTGGACGTCATCGTCAAAGCAGTGGATGACAAAATGATCTGTCGGAATGAAGATGGGAAAT TTGGTTACGTTTCAACCACTCACATTATGGA tGACGGAGAAATATATGATGATATTGGAGGAGAGG actgcATCTATGACAACGACTGA